The Nitrospira sp. KM1 genome includes a window with the following:
- a CDS encoding 1-acyl-sn-glycerol-3-phosphate acyltransferase has product MFERIIRSVSGFVRGLRLTWHIVKGALITAIHFRHADPNERDVMIQQWSRACLAILNVRLRIHGDVPSSAPAILFAANHVSWLDILGLNAVKRVRFVAKSEVRRWPLVGWLAKQADTLFIKRNSPSELIPINRSLHIALKGGQSVGLFPEGTTSSGRSVLRFHSGLFESAVTSRSAVCPVALSYQTSDGHPCFRAAFVGNQTLLASIWNVLTLPVLYLNLHFMPPLSSSQFDRHELSQHARTAILAKVSHTECPWSVAHAAGSQVECAHR; this is encoded by the coding sequence ATGTTCGAACGAATTATCCGCAGCGTAAGCGGATTCGTCCGGGGACTGCGCCTCACATGGCATATCGTCAAGGGCGCGTTGATCACGGCCATACATTTCCGCCATGCCGATCCAAATGAACGCGACGTAATGATTCAACAATGGTCGCGCGCCTGTTTAGCCATCCTGAATGTTCGACTGCGCATTCATGGCGATGTCCCCTCTTCTGCTCCAGCCATCTTGTTCGCCGCCAATCACGTTTCCTGGCTCGATATCTTGGGGCTCAATGCCGTCAAGCGGGTCCGGTTCGTTGCCAAATCGGAGGTTCGCCGATGGCCGCTCGTGGGTTGGCTGGCCAAGCAAGCTGACACGCTGTTCATCAAGCGGAATTCTCCCAGTGAGCTCATTCCCATTAACCGGTCTCTACACATTGCGTTGAAGGGCGGCCAATCTGTGGGGCTCTTTCCTGAAGGAACGACTTCTAGTGGCCGTTCGGTTTTAAGATTCCATTCCGGTCTTTTCGAATCAGCAGTGACCAGTCGCTCCGCTGTCTGTCCCGTGGCCCTAAGCTATCAGACCTCCGATGGTCATCCGTGTTTCAGAGCCGCATTCGTAGGGAATCAAACGTTGTTGGCTTCCATATGGAACGTCCTGACGCTCCCAGTGCTGTATCTCAATCTCCATTTCATGCCCCCCTTATCCAGTTCGCAGTTCGACCGTCATGAGCTCTCACAACATGCCCGGACCGCGATCTTGGCGAAGGTCAGTCACACGGAATGCCCATGGTCGGTTGCGCATGCAGCCGGATCACAGGTTGAGTGTGCCCATAGATGA
- a CDS encoding DUF6328 family protein, whose product MGRLDGVHGPGSKMESARLRECQSILFGIQILLLFQVAVASLYFRQLLDPKQRHLHLMATFLVAVTAALMVTPWSRHRRPAHDETIVARAVLAGRLSFMFCMLVDLYFIGWMILKSQALALSLSVLLAIVCTGVWFIPPFVYGRRHYHYNG is encoded by the coding sequence GTGGGACGACTTGACGGTGTTCATGGCCCTGGCTCCAAGATGGAGTCTGCGCGGCTGCGAGAATGTCAATCTATTTTATTTGGTATCCAGATCCTCTTACTATTTCAAGTTGCGGTGGCCAGCCTATACTTCCGGCAATTGCTTGATCCCAAGCAGCGTCATCTCCACCTCATGGCAACTTTTCTTGTTGCCGTCACAGCCGCCTTGATGGTGACCCCGTGGTCTCGCCATAGACGACCCGCTCATGACGAAACGATTGTGGCGCGTGCTGTATTGGCAGGCAGGCTTTCATTCATGTTTTGTATGCTTGTAGATTTGTATTTCATTGGATGGATGATATTAAAAAGCCAAGCATTGGCTTTGAGCCTATCAGTCCTCCTGGCGATCGTCTGTACAGGGGTTTGGTTCATTCCGCCCTTCGTCTATGGTCGTCGGCATTACCACTATAACGGATGA
- a CDS encoding response regulator transcription factor produces the protein MPRERIRLGAMSMTMAESSDKPTVLIVTSHERTGESLGRNFRAAGYEVLLTAHQSSALETLRWARPSVLLAHRQACDFAKLRKAVFAIPIVAMDGPEAYRSEDVWVEVLSRGADGFVCEYPTRELVARVRAVMRRHNMVHGSVSYTAGGIYLHRERYEARIHGTLLDLTRMEFQVLQVLVQEPGRVFARRTLLNRIGKEDCDTDEHAIDTYIYGLRRKIEQDPAKPALILTVRGFGYKLCDTN, from the coding sequence ATGCCTAGAGAGCGTATACGTCTGGGGGCCATGTCCATGACGATGGCGGAAAGTTCCGACAAGCCAACCGTGTTGATAGTGACTTCCCATGAAAGAACAGGGGAATCACTTGGTCGGAATTTCCGAGCTGCGGGCTACGAGGTCTTGTTAACGGCTCATCAATCCTCTGCACTCGAGACCTTGAGATGGGCACGCCCGTCGGTATTGCTCGCGCACCGTCAAGCGTGTGATTTTGCGAAACTGCGCAAGGCTGTATTCGCCATCCCCATTGTCGCCATGGATGGTCCAGAGGCCTATCGATCTGAGGATGTATGGGTAGAAGTACTTTCGCGCGGGGCGGATGGGTTTGTCTGTGAGTATCCTACTCGTGAACTTGTCGCTCGAGTGCGAGCAGTGATGCGCCGTCACAATATGGTACACGGGTCCGTCTCATATACTGCTGGAGGCATCTACCTGCATCGCGAGCGTTATGAGGCGCGCATCCACGGTACGCTGCTCGATCTGACCCGCATGGAATTTCAGGTTTTACAGGTATTGGTCCAAGAACCTGGCCGTGTCTTTGCCCGTCGGACTCTGCTCAATAGAATAGGGAAAGAGGACTGTGACACTGATGAGCATGCGATTGACACCTATATCTATGGGTTGCGGCGAAAAATTGAGCAAGATCCTGCCAAACCTGCATTGATCCTCACCGTCAGAGGGTTTGGCTACAAGTTATGCGACACTAATTGA
- a CDS encoding PhoX family phosphatase — MNNTADDKGCNESSNEHFQHILDARLSRRGLLTGGLAAAAALSFGGMDALLRAVPASAHERRRPLLGFRGIPVSDADTVTVPPGYTAEVLIAWGDPLSHGPAFKQDASNSAADQARQWGMHNDGVVYFPIIGSQRGLLVQNHEYTDDGLLFPDGIASWSQEKTNKCLNAHGVSIIEITKRSGFPWDRRRRRGDWDVVRPSPFARRITGMTPIAIGGPAAGDPKLRTTDDPTGTRVLGTLNNCAMGFTPWGTYLACEENFNGFFQKTMPKNQLENRYGIAPFNSGLRLFTTDPRFNADVEINEPNRFGWVVEIDPFKPNTMPVKRTALGRLKHEGAWVQETKDGKVVVYMGDDERNEYIYRYVSNKPWRKARLLGINPLDDGILYVAKFKSDGTGEWLPLLPSNPALAAAGWSLNDILINTRGAADAVGATMMDRPEWIDTFPESLTAIATLTNNNRRGTTPESSNNPDGSTAAGSARPSIDAVNPRVNNVYGHIIRWFYARDFSEPTFKWDIFALCGDPADPTHGSTIVGDKYGSPDGLYVAPSGRLWIQTDVSTSTINSGTYAGFGNNQMLCADPGTGETRRFLVGPKQCEITGVFTTPDEKTMFVGIQHPGETPTEAPNDPANPKAFSSWPDGAAGSRPRSSCVVITKDDGGEIGS; from the coding sequence ATGAACAACACTGCTGATGACAAGGGCTGTAACGAATCCAGCAATGAACACTTTCAACACATCCTGGATGCCCGTCTTTCACGGCGTGGATTGCTGACCGGCGGCTTGGCCGCAGCGGCCGCGCTTTCCTTTGGTGGCATGGACGCCCTCCTGCGGGCTGTCCCCGCATCGGCTCATGAGCGGAGACGACCGCTTCTCGGGTTTCGAGGAATTCCCGTTTCGGATGCCGATACCGTCACCGTGCCGCCAGGCTACACGGCGGAAGTCCTCATTGCATGGGGCGATCCTCTGTCGCACGGGCCGGCCTTCAAGCAGGATGCGAGCAATAGCGCGGCCGACCAGGCCAGGCAGTGGGGCATGCACAACGACGGGGTCGTGTACTTTCCGATCATCGGATCGCAGCGCGGCTTGCTGGTCCAAAATCATGAATACACCGACGACGGGCTGCTGTTCCCGGACGGCATCGCGAGTTGGAGTCAGGAAAAAACCAACAAGTGCCTCAACGCCCACGGCGTCTCGATCATCGAAATCACGAAGCGAAGCGGTTTTCCATGGGACCGGAGAAGAAGGCGCGGCGACTGGGATGTCGTCCGTCCATCGCCGTTCGCCCGGCGGATCACCGGCATGACTCCGATTGCGATCGGCGGACCTGCCGCCGGAGATCCCAAGCTCAGAACCACTGACGACCCGACAGGCACAAGAGTCCTTGGAACGTTGAACAATTGCGCGATGGGGTTCACGCCGTGGGGCACCTATCTGGCGTGCGAAGAAAATTTCAACGGATTCTTCCAAAAAACAATGCCGAAGAACCAGTTGGAGAACCGCTACGGGATTGCGCCATTCAACTCAGGACTCCGCCTGTTTACGACAGATCCGAGATTCAACGCCGACGTCGAGATCAATGAACCGAATCGCTTTGGGTGGGTGGTCGAAATCGATCCGTTCAAGCCTAATACGATGCCGGTCAAACGGACGGCTTTGGGCCGGCTAAAACACGAAGGGGCGTGGGTCCAGGAAACAAAAGACGGCAAGGTCGTCGTCTATATGGGAGACGACGAACGAAACGAATATATCTATCGGTATGTGTCGAATAAGCCATGGCGCAAGGCCCGTCTGTTGGGGATCAACCCGCTCGACGACGGGATCCTCTATGTCGCGAAATTCAAGTCCGACGGAACGGGTGAGTGGCTGCCCTTACTTCCGAGCAATCCCGCCTTGGCCGCGGCGGGTTGGTCGCTGAACGATATTCTGATCAACACACGGGGCGCGGCCGACGCCGTCGGCGCGACCATGATGGATAGACCGGAGTGGATCGATACCTTCCCGGAATCGCTCACGGCCATCGCGACGCTCACCAACAATAACCGACGCGGAACGACTCCGGAGTCGTCGAATAATCCAGACGGCAGCACGGCGGCCGGATCCGCACGTCCTTCTATCGATGCGGTCAATCCCCGCGTCAACAATGTGTACGGTCATATCATTCGCTGGTTTTATGCCCGCGACTTTTCGGAGCCGACGTTCAAATGGGACATCTTCGCGCTCTGTGGAGATCCGGCCGACCCGACGCATGGCTCCACGATTGTCGGTGATAAGTATGGTTCTCCGGACGGCCTCTATGTCGCGCCCAGCGGGCGCCTTTGGATCCAAACCGACGTCTCGACCTCCACAATCAACAGCGGCACATATGCCGGATTCGGCAACAATCAAATGCTTTGTGCCGATCCGGGAACGGGGGAAACCCGACGATTCCTCGTCGGTCCCAAACAGTGCGAAATCACCGGCGTCTTTACCACGCCGGACGAGAAAACCATGTTCGTCGGCATTCAGCATCCTGGGGAGACGCCGACCGAAGCGCCCAACGATCCTGCCAATCCCAAGGCGTTCAGCTCGTGGCCGGACGGCGCCGCCGGCAGCCGGCCACGCTCATCCTGTGTCGTCATTACGAAGGATGACGGGGGAGAAATCGGCAGCTGA
- a CDS encoding response regulator transcription factor: protein MFHAPSKKVLIVEDEKDILQLVKMYVEKEGFRTLIAMDGADALRQVRANRPDLILLDLMLPEIDGLEVCKKLRLMPQTAMLPIIMLTAKSEESDTIVGLELGADDYVTKPFSPRGLMARIKALFRRLERANDREASDYRYGHLNLNVSRHEVTVQGREITLTVKEFGLLEHLLKNPGRVLTRDVLLNNVWGYDYHGTTRTVDVHVRRIKQKLPLLNDAILSVQSVGYKLKEQDLHA, encoded by the coding sequence ATGTTCCATGCACCCAGCAAAAAAGTACTCATCGTCGAAGATGAAAAAGACATTCTGCAGTTGGTGAAGATGTACGTCGAGAAGGAAGGCTTCCGAACTCTCATTGCAATGGACGGCGCCGATGCCTTACGCCAAGTCAGAGCAAACCGTCCGGACCTGATCTTGTTGGATCTCATGCTCCCGGAAATTGACGGTCTGGAAGTGTGCAAGAAGCTCCGTCTCATGCCGCAGACGGCCATGCTTCCCATCATCATGCTCACGGCAAAAAGCGAGGAATCGGATACGATTGTGGGCCTCGAGCTCGGAGCCGACGATTATGTGACGAAACCGTTCAGTCCCAGGGGACTCATGGCCAGGATCAAGGCGTTGTTCAGGAGGCTGGAACGAGCCAATGACCGTGAGGCGAGCGACTATCGGTATGGTCATCTGAATCTGAACGTGTCGCGTCATGAGGTCACCGTGCAAGGGCGGGAAATCACGTTGACCGTCAAGGAATTTGGCCTTCTCGAACATCTCCTGAAAAATCCCGGACGAGTACTCACCCGGGATGTTCTACTCAACAATGTCTGGGGCTATGACTATCATGGCACCACAAGAACCGTCGATGTTCATGTCCGTCGAATCAAACAAAAACTTCCTCTCCTGAATGATGCGATTCTTTCGGTCCAATCGGTAGGTTATAAGCTCAAGGAACAGGACCTGCACGCGTGA
- a CDS encoding CV_2116 domain-containing protein — protein sequence MAQSIVYKYYTIESAPRQGFNQQWRPEIIIISAKGEHGTTMRHFTIEEVSYPTEAEADRHGVAYGKQIIDGKVLGVRIADPRGQVGRMLYLQYKDSEISSAPFVVRNTRPEQWRACIQIISRNNTAPSGEFIDERRFYATEHAAHEAGFEYGRYIIDGHLPAGPR from the coding sequence ATGGCTCAGAGTATTGTCTACAAGTATTACACAATTGAGAGCGCTCCCCGTCAGGGATTCAATCAGCAATGGCGACCAGAAATCATCATCATCTCGGCAAAAGGTGAACATGGCACGACGATGCGACATTTCACCATTGAGGAGGTCAGTTACCCCACTGAAGCAGAAGCCGACAGGCACGGCGTTGCCTATGGCAAACAGATCATTGATGGAAAAGTCCTGGGAGTTCGCATCGCCGATCCCAGAGGCCAAGTCGGGAGGATGCTGTATTTACAATACAAAGATTCTGAGATTAGTTCCGCGCCCTTTGTGGTGCGCAATACCAGGCCAGAACAGTGGAGGGCTTGTATCCAAATAATATCGCGGAATAACACTGCGCCTTCCGGCGAATTCATCGATGAACGACGGTTCTATGCCACAGAACATGCTGCCCATGAAGCTGGGTTTGAATATGGCCGCTACATCATCGACGGCCATCTCCCGGCCGGACCCCGTTGA
- a CDS encoding GNAT family N-acetyltransferase — MMAQPCNRRLSMGLAKTQDEVRAAQRLRYEVFAEECGASLSSLDHEIDHDELDEYCDHLIVRDLAENQVVGTYRILTSWKAQEAGKFYSQDEFDLHNLMTLVPRIVEVGRSCIRQGYREGAVITLLWSGLAQYMMTRGYEYLMGCASIRLDDGGITASRTYLTLKEHCLAPEHWRVFPRVPFPVKSAAPIPFEALPPLIKGYVRLGAYVCGELAWDCQFNTADLLMFLPLSKMNPRYARHFMGRPCSNELSAA, encoded by the coding sequence ATGATGGCACAGCCCTGCAATAGAAGACTATCGATGGGCCTGGCGAAAACACAGGATGAGGTACGTGCCGCTCAGCGCTTGCGGTATGAAGTATTCGCTGAAGAATGTGGTGCATCATTGAGCTCTCTGGATCACGAGATTGACCATGATGAACTCGACGAGTATTGCGATCATCTGATTGTGCGAGATCTAGCAGAGAATCAGGTGGTGGGAACCTATCGGATTCTTACGTCATGGAAGGCCCAAGAGGCCGGAAAGTTCTATTCCCAGGATGAGTTCGATCTGCACAATCTTATGACATTGGTTCCTCGCATCGTCGAGGTCGGACGGTCTTGCATTCGGCAAGGCTACCGCGAGGGCGCTGTTATCACGCTCCTGTGGTCCGGCCTTGCTCAATATATGATGACGCGCGGGTACGAATATCTTATGGGGTGCGCGAGTATTCGACTTGACGATGGCGGTATAACGGCGAGCAGGACATATCTCACTCTGAAGGAACACTGTCTCGCTCCCGAGCATTGGCGTGTGTTCCCCAGAGTGCCGTTTCCTGTCAAATCGGCTGCCCCTATCCCTTTCGAAGCTCTGCCGCCACTGATCAAGGGGTACGTCAGGCTCGGAGCCTATGTCTGCGGCGAGCTCGCTTGGGATTGCCAGTTCAACACCGCCGACCTGCTCATGTTCCTACCATTATCGAAAATGAACCCTCGGTATGCGCGGCATTTCATGGGACGGCCATGTTCGAACGAATTATCCGCAGCGTAA